In a single window of the Bacteroidota bacterium genome:
- the pyrR gene encoding bifunctional pyr operon transcriptional regulator/uracil phosphoribosyltransferase PyrR, translating to MAHKIILGEKDIEVTLERLACQLVENHSDFKDTVLIGLQPRGTIVADRIKTILNKSYGFSDVELGYLDITFFRDDFRRRDEPIEANKTHIDFLVEDKNVVFIDDVLFSGRSVRAALTAIQSFGRPRNIELLVLVDRRFSRSLPIQPDYRGRKVDAYADERVLVKWQEQDGIDGVYFEQKND from the coding sequence ATGGCTCATAAAATAATATTAGGAGAAAAAGATATTGAAGTAACATTAGAGCGCTTAGCCTGTCAGTTGGTTGAAAATCACAGTGATTTTAAAGATACTGTATTAATTGGCTTGCAGCCCAGAGGAACAATTGTTGCAGATCGTATAAAGACAATCCTTAATAAGTCATATGGCTTTTCTGATGTTGAATTGGGATATCTGGATATAACATTTTTCCGCGATGACTTTAGGCGAAGAGATGAGCCAATAGAAGCTAATAAAACTCATATTGATTTTTTGGTTGAAGATAAAAATGTCGTATTTATTGATGATGTGCTTTTTTCAGGACGTAGCGTAAGGGCAGCCCTTACGGCAATTCAGTCGTTTGGAAGACCCAGGAATATCGAATTATTGGTTTTGGTAGATCGAAGGTTTAGTCGTAGTTTGCCTATTCAACCGGATTATAGAGGGCGAAAGGTTGATGCTTATGCCGATGAGAGAGTATTGGTGAAATGGCAGGAACAGGATGGTATTGATGGAGTTTATTTTGAACAAAAAAACGATTAA
- a CDS encoding aspartate carbamoyltransferase catalytic subunit, translating to MGQLSVDHLLGIKGLKREDIELIFSTADHFKEVINRPIKKVPSLRDLTIANLFFENSTRTRLSFELAEKRLSADVVNFSASSSSVSKGETLVDTVNNILSMKVDMVVMRHPNPGAGVFLSKHIDARIVNAGDGAHEHPTQALLDTYSIREKFGDVEGKKVVIVGDILHSRVAISNIHALNLLGAEVMVCGPSTLLPKYIHTLGVKVESDLRKALEWADVANMLRVQHERQDLKYFPSIREYTQMYGVNMDLLNSLDKEITIMHPGPINRGVEITSEVADSSQSIILDQVENGVAIRMAVLYLLASKINR from the coding sequence ATGGGTCAGTTAAGTGTAGATCACCTTTTGGGAATAAAAGGACTAAAGAGAGAAGATATAGAGTTAATTTTTTCAACAGCCGATCATTTTAAGGAGGTAATTAACAGACCGATTAAAAAGGTTCCTTCTCTGCGCGATTTGACAATTGCAAATTTATTTTTCGAGAATAGTACACGAACCAGGCTTTCATTCGAACTGGCTGAGAAACGACTTTCGGCCGATGTTGTTAACTTTTCCGCATCATCATCGTCTGTATCAAAGGGAGAAACTCTGGTTGATACCGTAAATAATATTTTGTCGATGAAAGTCGATATGGTTGTGATGAGACATCCTAATCCGGGTGCAGGAGTTTTTCTGTCGAAACATATTGATGCACGTATTGTTAATGCAGGTGATGGGGCCCATGAACATCCTACACAGGCACTTTTAGATACATATTCTATAAGAGAGAAATTTGGAGATGTAGAAGGTAAGAAAGTTGTGATTGTTGGGGATATACTTCATTCGCGCGTGGCGATTTCTAATATTCATGCGCTTAACCTTCTGGGAGCAGAGGTTATGGTTTGTGGTCCCTCAACACTTTTGCCAAAATACATTCATACTTTAGGGGTGAAAGTAGAAAGCGATCTTAGAAAAGCTTTGGAATGGGCTGATGTAGCAAATATGTTGCGGGTTCAGCACGAACGTCAGGATTTGAAATATTTTCCTTCTATCCGTGAGTATACTCAAATGTATGGTGTAAATATGGATTTGTTGAATTCTCTTGATAAGGAGATTACAATTATGCACCCCGGCCCGATTAACAGAGGAGTTGAAATTACAAGTGAAGTTGCCGATTCTTCTCAGTCAATAATACTAGACCAGGTAGAAAACGGTGTTGCAATCAGAATGGCTGTTTTGTACTTACTGGCTTCGAAAATTAACAGATAA